The sequence GACAAGATCAGCGGCCCGCGCTACAACCCCGCCCAGCAGGCGACCGTGGACCGCTAACACACAGCGAGAGAACAACGGAGAAAAGCCTCACACAGAGGACACAGAGAGAACTGCAAGCCACAGAAAACCACTTCTTCTTTTTCTCTCTGGTGTCTCTGTGTCTCTGTGTCTCTGTGTGAGACCAGGTTTATCGCCGTCAGCGTTTGATGCGGAACTTGACGATCTCGTGGTTGTTGCGTTGGGCGGTGTAGAGGCCGTCGCTGTCGTCGAAGGCGAGCCCGAACACCGCCCCGCGCTCGGCGAACGCCTCGACGAAGTGGCCGGCGGCGTCGAACACGCGGATCCCGCGCCCCACGTCGCTCACGTACACGCGGCCTCGGCCGTCGATGGCGAGCTCCATTGCCCAGCGGAACTGCTCGGGGCCGTCGCCCTTCCCCCCGAAGCGGTCCACGAACTTCCCCGCAGCGTCCAGCCGGTAGACTTCGTTCGTCCACCGGTCCAGCGCGTACACCTCGCCCTTTCCCGAGACGGCCAGCCGTGCGGGCGCGGCGTTCTCCTGCACCGCCTGCCGCAGGTCCACGCGGCGCAGCACCTTGCCCTCGCGGGTGAGGTGCACCACTTCGGACGAGCCGCTGACCACCCACAGCGTTCCATCGAGCGCCAGCACCAGGTCGTTCACGCCCTCGCCCTGGCCCGTGCCGGCCACCGTGCCGAGCGGGCGGCCGGTGGCGCCCTCGTAGCGGCGGATGCGGCCGCTCTGCACCACGTACGCGGTGCCGCCGCGGTCCACCTCCAGGTCCAGCATCGGCATCCGCGGGTCCGCCATCCACTGCGTGACAAAGGTGCCGAGCGAGTCGAACACCTGCACGCGCCCGCCGCTGTACTCGCCCACGTAGATCCGCCCTGCGCCGTCTACCGCCACGTTCCGCGCGTCCTCGAACCGCCCGGCGCCCGTGCCCTCACTGCCGAAGCGGAGCACCACGTCCGCGAACGCATCGGGCGCGGAGGGCGCGCTGGGCGCGGGGGTGATCCCCGGCGGGTTCCCCGCCACTGCCCGCGGCTGGTCCACCGGAGCCGGCGGCGGAGATCCGCTCCGCGTGGCCACCACCACGATGACCAGCGCGAGGGCCAGCACCACGCCGCCGATCACGCGCCCGGCGGCGTTCTTCCGGGCCACGGTGACGGGCGGCAGGGACGCGCCGGTGCGGCCGCTCAGCAGCACGCTCGTTCCGCAGTAGGGGCATCGCGCCGTGGTGTCCAGCGTCTCGGGCGCGGCCAGCGGCGCGGAGCAGGTGGGGCAGCGCAGCAGTTCGGGCATGTGCGTCCGGGAGTCGGCGTGATGCAGGCGGGGTGGGGTTCTGACCAGCGGGGGAGCTGTAAGTTCTTCGCTGGACCTGTCCGTCAGCGCGGCCAGGCCGGTCCGCACCCGGTCGGCTGGTAGGTGTCGCTGATGTTGAGGAGCTTCCAGCGGCCGTCGCGGCGGGCGAGGTGGAAGGCGTCGAAGCCGCAGTGCGTCACGGTGTTGTCGCGCCGCACCTGGTACTCGGCCCAGACGGTGGCGAGGTCGCCGCTCACGTGGACCACCGGGTTGCGGATCGGCTCGTCGATCCCGGGCTGG comes from Longimicrobium sp. and encodes:
- a CDS encoding NHL repeat-containing protein — translated: MPELLRCPTCSAPLAAPETLDTTARCPYCGTSVLLSGRTGASLPPVTVARKNAAGRVIGGVVLALALVIVVVATRSGSPPPAPVDQPRAVAGNPPGITPAPSAPSAPDAFADVVLRFGSEGTGAGRFEDARNVAVDGAGRIYVGEYSGGRVQVFDSLGTFVTQWMADPRMPMLDLEVDRGGTAYVVQSGRIRRYEGATGRPLGTVAGTGQGEGVNDLVLALDGTLWVVSGSSEVVHLTREGKVLRRVDLRQAVQENAAPARLAVSGKGEVYALDRWTNEVYRLDAAGKFVDRFGGKGDGPEQFRWAMELAIDGRGRVYVSDVGRGIRVFDAAGHFVEAFAERGAVFGLAFDDSDGLYTAQRNNHEIVKFRIKR